The DNA window TGTGCCGCTCGTGGTGAATTCGGAAGGCCGTAGGCTGGCCAAGCGCGACGGGGCCGTCACGTTGCGGGAGATGCTGCGCGAAAAGGAAATCGCGGAGGTGGTCGGCCAGATTGCCGTCTCTATCGGTTGCCCTGGTGTGGAGTCCGTGGACGGGCTGCTGACAGACTTCGACCCAGGGGCGCTGCCGCGCGAACCCTGGGTCTGGTCTGGCTAGTTGTGTCTGGCTAGTTGCTCGAGTCGCGAGCGCCGAGAGCAGCGTCGATGCGCAGGATGCCGGAGCCGTCCGTGCCGACGAGCTCGAGCTGGTCGATGATCTCGCTGACCGATGACTCCTCGCTGATCTGCTCATCGAGGAACCAGGTCAGCAGGCTGCGGGACTCCAGGTCGCCCACCTCGTCTGCGACGCGGGTGATCTTGCGGATAGCTTCAGAGACCTTCTTCTCGTGCTTCAGCGCCGCCTTGAATGCCTCAACCGGCGAGGAGATCTGCGGTGCCTCGATCTCGATGCTCTTGAGCTCGACGCGCTCGCCGCGGTCCAGGAGGTGCTGGGTGAACTTCATTGCGTGGTCGCACTCCTCCCGTGCCTGCTCAGCGAACCAGGCGCTCATGCCCGGGAATGACAGAGCGTCCATCTCGTTGGCCAGGTGGCGGTAGAGGTACGCGGCCAGGTACTCGTCGGTGACCTGGTTATTCATGACGTCGCGAAGTTTTGCGTCCATGGTGGTTGTGCCTTTCGTCGATGTAGTTGGGCGTTGGGACGTTGGGAACTAAGCCTACCCTAAGTTTAGTCCGAAAGGTTCGGAGTGGGTACGGGGATAGCATGACAAATTCTACGCCGATATCTTCGGTGGCCTGGGGGGCATGGGGCGGGTTCGCTATTTGCGCTTCATGGCGGATTTTTCACGGCCTTCGGGGTTAAGCGACAAAATGTGTGCTTTTGTGCCGGGATTCCCGGTGGTCTGCCGTGCCGTTGGTTCTTCTAAATGGAGCTAGCTCCGTTTGGGTTGGAGG is part of the Corynebacterium imitans genome and encodes:
- a CDS encoding ferritin, producing MDAKLRDVMNNQVTDEYLAAYLYRHLANEMDALSFPGMSAWFAEQAREECDHAMKFTQHLLDRGERVELKSIEIEAPQISSPVEAFKAALKHEKKVSEAIRKITRVADEVGDLESRSLLTWFLDEQISEESSVSEIIDQLELVGTDGSGILRIDAALGARDSSN